From a region of the Chloroflexota bacterium genome:
- a CDS encoding substrate-binding domain-containing protein, which produces MTGSKRITIHDIARKAGVSPSTVSRVLNSTTPVAEAKRQAVTIAIQQLDYRPNLIAQGLARGTSTIIGVLTQDIGSPFYGELLRGIEYGFRGSRYHPIFADGNWQQAEEYNALNILRSRQPEALIILGGLMPDAEMLAAAQEFPLIIIGRSVPSLEEYCVLVDNFQGAYRATQYLIEMGHQRIAHITGIRSHQDTLDRQAGYEQALRDANLPINSDLIVEGTFQEQSGLLAVETLLMRANPFTALFAANDQMAYGARLALYRRGIRVPEDVSLIGFDDLPSSAYTTPPLTTVRQPTFEMGMSAAKATLNLIDQRPWPLPQLTPDLVIRESTGFARR; this is translated from the coding sequence ATGACTGGAAGTAAACGGATCACCATCCATGATATTGCACGTAAAGCTGGGGTATCACCCAGTACTGTCTCGCGGGTCTTGAACAGCACCACGCCTGTAGCCGAGGCCAAACGCCAAGCTGTAACGATTGCGATTCAACAATTGGATTATCGTCCAAATCTGATTGCCCAAGGCTTGGCCCGTGGCACATCCACAATTATTGGTGTGCTGACCCAAGATATTGGTAGCCCGTTTTATGGCGAGTTACTGCGCGGCATCGAATATGGATTTCGTGGCAGTCGCTATCACCCGATTTTTGCCGATGGCAACTGGCAACAAGCTGAGGAATATAACGCATTAAACATTCTGCGCTCACGCCAACCTGAGGCATTAATTATTTTAGGTGGTTTAATGCCCGATGCTGAAATGTTGGCCGCAGCCCAAGAATTTCCCTTGATCATTATTGGGCGAAGTGTGCCAAGTTTGGAAGAATATTGTGTTTTGGTTGATAATTTCCAAGGAGCCTATCGCGCAACCCAATATTTAATTGAAATGGGCCATCAACGCATTGCCCATATTACTGGGATTCGCAGCCATCAAGATACGCTTGATCGCCAGGCAGGCTATGAACAAGCCCTGCGCGATGCCAACTTGCCAATTAATTCCGACCTGATTGTTGAGGGAACGTTTCAAGAACAATCGGGCTTGCTGGCCGTCGAAACCTTATTAATGCGGGCGAACCCATTTACTGCCCTCTTTGCAGCCAATGACCAAATGGCCTATGGTGCTCGCTTAGCGCTCTATCGGCGCGGAATTCGTGTACCTGAGGATGTTTCGCTGATTGGCTTTGATGATTTGCCAAGCTCAGCCTATACCACTCCTCCATTAACTACTGTTCGCCAACCAACCTTCGAAATGGGCATGAGTGCCGCCAAAGCAACGCTTAATTTAATCGATCAACGGCCATGGCCATTGCCTCAGCTAACTCCCGATTTGGTGATTCGTGAGTCAACTGGCTTTGCACGGCGTTAG
- a CDS encoding HAD-IIA family hydrolase: protein MLNLKQLKLVLLDMDGVLHRGGEILPGAAELTTVLDRLGLGYACLTNNSSQLPATFARHLQDLGVAIATEHVITSSTATATLLRTRYPQGTRVLAIGMDGIQSSLFADGYFVSAETDVAAVVVGVDFNLTYARLKTATLALRAGAAFIATNSDRTFPAPEGLIPGAGSIVAALAAASDCPPEVIGKPEPAMFEAALQLFGVTAEQTLMVGDRLDTDIAGAQRVGIATAFVGSGVHSMQQAQAWQPAIDLVADDLAGILALLRAGRE from the coding sequence ATGCTCAATCTCAAGCAGCTCAAGCTGGTTTTGCTCGATATGGATGGGGTGCTGCATCGCGGCGGGGAGATTTTACCAGGTGCGGCGGAGTTAACCACTGTGCTTGATCGCTTAGGCTTAGGCTATGCCTGTTTGACCAATAATTCATCGCAATTGCCTGCCACCTTCGCCCGTCATCTGCAAGATTTAGGGGTTGCGATTGCGACTGAGCATGTGATTACCTCATCAACTGCCACGGCCACGCTGTTGCGCACGCGCTACCCGCAAGGCACACGCGTGCTGGCGATTGGCATGGATGGGATTCAGTCGTCGTTATTTGCTGATGGCTATTTTGTATCAGCCGAAACCGATGTAGCGGCGGTGGTGGTTGGGGTTGATTTTAACCTGACTTATGCCCGCTTGAAAACTGCAACCTTGGCGTTACGCGCTGGCGCAGCTTTTATTGCCACCAACAGCGACCGCACGTTTCCCGCACCTGAAGGCTTAATTCCTGGGGCTGGCTCGATTGTAGCAGCCTTGGCAGCCGCTAGCGATTGCCCCCCCGAAGTGATTGGCAAGCCTGAACCAGCCATGTTCGAAGCGGCTTTGCAGTTGTTTGGAGTAACTGCCGAACAAACCTTGATGGTCGGCGATCGGTTGGATACCGATATTGCAGGAGCGCAGCGAGTTGGAATTGCCACGGCCTTTGTGGGCAGCGGCGTACATAGCATGCAACAAGCTCAAGCGTGGCAACCAGCAATCGATTTGGTGGCTGATGATTTGGCAGGCATTTTGGCCTTGCTCAGGGCTGGGCGGGAGTAG
- a CDS encoding sigma-70 family RNA polymerase sigma factor has protein sequence MEQAPQANLAQAWATQILAHQTAIFRLAYLMVGDAMIAEDLAQETLMRALRMQHQFDQARPLKPWLLQITANLARNYRRSLRRYLRALQRFATQQPEFSEFSETSGPAWEATQLWQAISRLAQREQEVIYLRYFLELSEQETAQALGIAQGTVKSRLHRALVRLRGVVDGEFPELRTERCA, from the coding sequence GTGGAGCAAGCGCCGCAAGCTAATCTCGCCCAAGCATGGGCAACCCAAATTCTCGCCCATCAAACGGCGATCTTTCGCTTGGCCTATCTTATGGTGGGCGATGCGATGATTGCTGAAGATTTAGCGCAGGAAACGCTTATGCGAGCACTCCGCATGCAGCATCAATTTGATCAAGCGCGACCTTTAAAGCCATGGCTGTTGCAAATTACCGCCAATTTGGCCCGCAATTATCGGCGTTCGCTGCGCCGCTATCTGCGAGCGTTGCAACGGTTCGCCACCCAGCAGCCAGAATTCAGCGAATTCAGCGAAACCAGCGGCCCAGCCTGGGAAGCAACCCAACTTTGGCAGGCGATCAGTCGGCTAGCCCAACGTGAACAAGAGGTGATTTACTTACGCTATTTTTTGGAATTAAGCGAGCAAGAAACCGCCCAAGCGCTTGGGATTGCCCAAGGCACAGTCAAATCGCGCTTACACCGAGCTTTAGTGCGGCTACGCGGCGTTGTTGATGGTGAATTTCCTGAGTTGCGGACGGAGCGTTGCGCATGA
- a CDS encoding pre-peptidase C-terminal domain-containing protein, with product MDRMYKVMMVVLLVFGGSLPYRSLETPQSDITTTAQPNSDRKKPADANVLPLVTWDAIDVAVVEGDDVWLALRTDRPIQTTSGIKVDIQLYTAQNPVNPAQINVDFDSEIILPQTNQSHAYAITGYITGTDVLYIKLHTIPDLLAERNEVFYVDVIVSNGTIEPRGNRATVTIVTKKQFYSAFAHLQSCQDVGEPANNNPARSGHLAPSGGVCANDFIGERERSLDYYQISQSQGGSLQLRLKNTTSQWGGIGHHDLDLYLYKFNPRTGLYDEVGRSVNPNQADDSITFSITANTITNDGLYLVGVYWAISTSTSSPSYELTAILR from the coding sequence ATGGATCGAATGTACAAGGTTATGATGGTCGTTCTGTTAGTCTTTGGTGGCTCTCTCCCCTATCGTTCTCTTGAAACGCCTCAATCAGATATTACAACAACGGCGCAACCAAACTCCGACCGAAAAAAACCGGCTGATGCCAATGTATTACCACTTGTTACGTGGGATGCAATCGATGTGGCCGTTGTAGAGGGAGACGATGTATGGTTGGCCTTACGTACTGATAGACCTATCCAAACAACGAGCGGAATTAAAGTCGATATTCAGTTATATACCGCACAAAATCCAGTTAATCCTGCACAAATTAATGTTGATTTTGATAGTGAAATTATACTACCGCAGACGAATCAATCGCATGCATATGCAATCACGGGGTATATCACAGGAACGGATGTTCTCTATATCAAATTACACACGATTCCCGACCTACTAGCGGAAAGAAATGAAGTGTTTTATGTTGATGTTATCGTTTCCAATGGAACAATAGAACCACGCGGTAATCGCGCAACAGTAACTATTGTAACCAAAAAGCAGTTCTACTCCGCTTTTGCTCATTTACAAAGCTGCCAAGATGTTGGAGAACCAGCCAACAATAACCCTGCAAGAAGCGGACATCTCGCACCATCGGGCGGAGTTTGCGCCAATGATTTTATTGGCGAAAGAGAGCGATCTTTAGATTACTATCAGATCAGCCAATCACAAGGGGGGAGTCTTCAGCTACGACTCAAAAATACCACAAGCCAGTGGGGTGGTATCGGGCACCATGATCTTGATCTGTATCTCTATAAATTTAATCCGCGGACTGGTTTGTATGATGAGGTTGGTCGCTCAGTCAATCCTAATCAAGCTGATGATAGCATCACATTTTCGATTACTGCCAACACGATAACGAATGATGGGCTATACCTTGTTGGCGTTTATTGGGCTATTTCAACAAGTACAAGCTCCCCTAGTTATGAATTAACTGCAATACTGCGCTAG
- the xylA gene encoding xylose isomerase → MYDAQPAHKFTFGLWTVGNVGRDPFGEPVRKPLTPPEIVHLLAEVGAWGVNFHDNDLIPIDATPSERDSIIKAFRAALAETGLVVPMATTNLFSHPAFKDGAFTSNDPAVRAYALQKTMASMDLGAEFGATTYVFWGGREGSESDAAKNPLEGLKWFREALNFLCEYSLAQGYNYRFALEAKPNEPRGDIFLPTTGAMLGFIETLDHSAMVGVNPEVAHETMAGLNFAHAVAQALDAGKLFHIDLNDQASGRYDQDFRFAAHNYKQNFFLVKLLEDVGYDGPRHFDAHAYRSEDLQGVKDFARGCIRSYLILAEKARRFNADTEIQGLLAELKTVEPAVAALAGSYSAERVAALKAYEFDRAALGARGLGYEKLDQLTFELLMGVR, encoded by the coding sequence ATGTACGACGCACAGCCTGCCCACAAATTTACTTTTGGCCTTTGGACGGTCGGCAATGTTGGCCGTGATCCTTTTGGTGAGCCAGTTCGTAAGCCGCTGACTCCCCCTGAGATTGTGCATTTGCTGGCAGAGGTTGGTGCTTGGGGCGTAAACTTTCACGATAACGATTTGATTCCAATTGATGCAACCCCCAGCGAACGCGACTCAATTATCAAAGCCTTTCGAGCGGCTTTAGCTGAAACCGGTCTCGTTGTGCCAATGGCAACCACCAATTTATTCAGTCATCCAGCTTTTAAAGATGGTGCGTTTACCAGCAATGATCCGGCGGTACGCGCCTATGCGCTGCAAAAAACCATGGCCTCGATGGATTTGGGCGCTGAATTTGGGGCCACGACCTATGTATTTTGGGGTGGTCGCGAAGGCAGCGAGAGCGATGCCGCCAAAAATCCGCTGGAAGGCTTGAAGTGGTTCCGCGAGGCACTCAACTTTTTGTGTGAATATAGCTTGGCGCAGGGCTATAATTATCGTTTTGCCTTGGAAGCGAAGCCCAACGAACCACGCGGCGACATCTTTTTGCCCACCACCGGAGCCATGCTCGGCTTTATCGAAACCCTCGATCACTCAGCCATGGTTGGGGTTAACCCCGAAGTAGCCCACGAAACCATGGCGGGCTTGAATTTTGCCCATGCGGTGGCCCAGGCGCTTGATGCTGGCAAACTCTTCCACATCGACCTCAACGACCAAGCCAGTGGTCGCTATGATCAAGATTTTCGCTTTGCAGCGCATAACTACAAGCAAAATTTCTTCTTGGTCAAACTGCTCGAAGATGTTGGCTATGATGGCCCGCGCCACTTCGATGCTCATGCCTACCGCTCAGAAGATTTGCAAGGGGTCAAAGATTTTGCCCGTGGCTGTATTCGTAGCTATTTGATCTTGGCTGAAAAAGCCCGTCGTTTCAACGCTGATACTGAAATTCAAGGCTTGTTGGCCGAATTGAAAACAGTTGAGCCAGCGGTGGCCGCCTTGGCTGGCAGCTATTCAGCAGAACGAGTTGCCGCACTCAAGGCCTATGAATTTGATCGGGCGGCGCTGGGTGCGCGCGGTTTGGGCTACGAAAAGCTCGATCAATTGACATTTGAATTATTGATGGGTGTTCGTTAA
- the xylB gene encoding xylulokinase, with the protein MAYVLGYDISTTATKALLIDQQGTVVAIGQASYDYATPYPLWSEQSPHLWWQACRESTQEVLANAGVAATEIVAIGLAGQMHGLVLLDQAGDVLRPALLWNDQRTAEQCQQITARLGEQRLIELTGNRALTGFTAPKILWVQQHEPEIYAQIAHILLPKDYVRYCLTGEFASDVSDSAGTLLLDVRSRQWSAEVAQALEIDLAWLPQLFEGPAITGQLHAEAAAALGLVAGISVVGGGGDQAANAVGTGVVEAGSIALSLGTSGVVFGATASPIIEPQGRLHAFCHAVPGRWHLMGVMLSAAGSLRWYHDTFAPQLSYDQLLEPAENVAVGSAGLFFAPYLTGERTPHPDPLARGGFIGLTVRHTQAHLTRSVLEGVAFGLRDSLELMTQAGIGTIGAIRASGGGTRNHLWRQILADVLGAPLVGVSTTEGAAYGAALLAAVGAGWYRDVDQAVAATVRLSDPTEPSADQARYAELYATYRAIYPALQPLYPALAAAEA; encoded by the coding sequence ATGGCATATGTACTTGGTTATGATATTTCGACGACGGCGACCAAGGCACTGTTGATCGATCAGCAAGGAACGGTGGTGGCGATTGGTCAGGCGAGCTACGATTATGCTACGCCATACCCATTGTGGAGCGAGCAATCGCCGCATTTATGGTGGCAGGCTTGCCGCGAAAGCACTCAGGAAGTGTTGGCAAACGCTGGCGTGGCCGCCACCGAGATTGTGGCAATTGGCTTGGCTGGTCAGATGCATGGCTTAGTTTTGCTTGATCAAGCGGGTGACGTGTTGCGCCCAGCCTTGCTTTGGAACGATCAGCGGACTGCTGAGCAATGCCAGCAAATTACCGCCCGCCTTGGTGAACAACGCCTGATCGAATTAACGGGTAATCGGGCATTAACCGGCTTTACTGCGCCGAAAATTTTGTGGGTTCAACAGCACGAGCCAGAAATTTATGCCCAAATTGCCCATATTCTGCTGCCCAAAGATTATGTGCGCTATTGTCTGACTGGCGAATTTGCCAGCGATGTTTCCGATAGCGCTGGCACGCTGTTGTTGGATGTACGCAGCCGTCAATGGTCGGCGGAAGTGGCTCAAGCACTTGAGATCGATCTGGCATGGCTACCACAATTATTTGAAGGTCCAGCGATCACAGGCCAATTGCATGCTGAAGCCGCAGCGGCTTTGGGCTTGGTAGCGGGCATTTCGGTGGTTGGCGGTGGCGGTGATCAAGCGGCCAATGCGGTTGGCACAGGTGTGGTTGAGGCTGGTAGCATTGCCCTGAGCCTTGGCACATCGGGCGTGGTTTTTGGGGCGACGGCTAGCCCAATCATCGAGCCACAAGGCCGCTTGCATGCTTTTTGTCATGCTGTGCCTGGGCGTTGGCATTTGATGGGCGTGATGTTGAGTGCGGCGGGTAGTTTGCGCTGGTATCACGATACCTTTGCCCCACAACTGAGCTACGACCAATTGCTGGAGCCTGCCGAGAATGTGGCGGTTGGCAGTGCTGGCTTATTTTTTGCACCTTATCTGACTGGCGAACGCACGCCGCACCCTGATCCCTTGGCTCGTGGCGGTTTTATTGGCCTGACTGTGCGGCATACGCAGGCCCATCTTACCCGCTCGGTGCTCGAAGGCGTGGCCTTTGGTTTACGTGATAGCCTTGAATTGATGACCCAAGCTGGAATCGGTACCATTGGCGCAATTCGAGCTTCAGGTGGTGGCACACGCAATCATTTATGGCGGCAAATTTTGGCCGATGTCTTGGGAGCACCATTGGTTGGTGTGAGCACAACCGAGGGTGCGGCCTACGGCGCGGCATTGCTGGCAGCGGTTGGGGCTGGTTGGTATCGTGATGTTGATCAAGCGGTTGCGGCGACTGTGCGCTTGAGTGATCCCACTGAGCCAAGTGCTGATCAAGCACGCTATGCCGAATTATATGCAACTTATCGCGCAATTTACCCAGCGTTGCAACCATTGTATCCAGCGTTGGCAGCAGCTGAGGCCTAA